Proteins encoded in a region of the Zunongwangia endophytica genome:
- a CDS encoding SusC/RagA family TonB-linked outer membrane protein, whose product MKINLLNHPFSTRIVFILLLIHLVFFSSAYASYNNPNSGSEQQTISGTVTSSEDNLSIPGVNILVKEVPNLGAVTDMDGNFTIKAPANATLVFSFIGYKTIERKVNDLSEINVIMDPDQDALEEVVIVGYGKQKRETVVASIAEVSGDVLERAGGVTNIGSALTGNVPGVITSASTGMPGEEDPRILIRGQSTWNDSSPLILVDGVERPMSSVAISSVESISVLKDASATAVYGVRGANGVILITTKRGEKGKATIRARVNTTMKRPSKLPGKYDAYDALKVRNQAIENELALNPNAWSDYMPLDIIDKYRNPANQSERERYPNVDWANTLFRDYTMSYNANLNVSGGTDFVKYFATADFLREGDLMEQYDNDRGYEPGYGFNRLNVRGNLDFQITPTTLFQVNLAGSHGVKKSPWGATGNEYTMWLAAYTTAPDVFLPQYSDGTWGYYAPNEGVATNSVRSLAISGIQYMTTTRLTTNFTINQKLDMILDGLNFNGTIALDNTFVEADRGVNDLNNGTQEKWIDPDTGTVLYQQAYDPNSRFDFQEGVRWTTSPGAVQNWSSYRKLFYQLQLGYNQTFDGRHDVSLMGLMNRNENATGSQLPQYREDWVFRTTYTLDDKYTFEYNGAYNGSEKFSSENRFAFFSSGGIGWILSRENLMKNLSFLDMLKIRANYGEIGDDNVNGRFLYMTQWGYGGASRMGVTGVNAEESPYTWYLEDSVGNPEVSWEKVKKTNLGLDFGFFDGFIKGSFDYFRDERTDILINGGDRAIPSYFGTEAPVANLGRVKNEGFEFDLNLSYRFENGLRLWSNINMTHAQNEVINADDPTLLPDYQQRAGLQIGQAYSHVTPGYYNTWDDLYASTIHNANDGQKLPGNYHIIDFNGDGVIDSYDNIPFGFTGSPQNTYNTTVGFDWKGFSSYVQFYGVNNVTRQVVLGSLGSQNNVVYEEGSYWSKDNFNADSPVPRWLTTPSEYNDANRYMYDGSYLRLKNAEIAYTFDANSGLSENLGIKNLRIFLNGNNLFLWSDMPDDRESNFAGTGWASQGAYPTVKRYNLGVNITF is encoded by the coding sequence ATGAAAATAAATTTACTAAATCATCCTTTCTCAACTAGAATAGTGTTTATTCTACTATTGATTCATCTAGTTTTTTTTTCTTCGGCTTACGCTAGTTATAATAACCCAAACAGTGGAAGTGAACAACAAACAATTAGTGGAACGGTTACTTCATCAGAAGATAACCTTAGCATACCGGGAGTGAATATTCTTGTGAAGGAAGTACCAAATCTTGGTGCTGTTACCGATATGGATGGAAATTTTACCATAAAGGCTCCAGCAAATGCTACCCTGGTTTTTAGTTTTATAGGTTATAAAACTATCGAAAGAAAAGTTAATGATCTATCTGAAATTAATGTGATAATGGATCCAGACCAAGATGCCCTTGAAGAAGTGGTTATTGTAGGTTACGGTAAACAAAAAAGAGAGACAGTTGTAGCCTCTATTGCAGAAGTTAGTGGTGACGTTTTGGAGAGAGCAGGAGGGGTAACCAATATTGGTTCAGCACTAACAGGAAACGTACCTGGCGTTATAACCAGTGCCAGTACTGGGATGCCAGGAGAAGAAGATCCTAGGATTTTAATTCGAGGACAAAGTACTTGGAACGATTCTTCTCCACTTATCTTGGTAGATGGGGTGGAGCGCCCAATGTCTAGTGTTGCAATAAGCTCTGTAGAATCAATTTCTGTATTAAAAGATGCTTCTGCAACTGCAGTTTACGGGGTTAGAGGTGCAAATGGAGTTATTCTTATAACTACCAAAAGAGGTGAGAAAGGTAAAGCCACAATAAGGGCACGAGTAAACACTACCATGAAAAGACCATCAAAATTGCCAGGAAAATATGATGCTTATGATGCCTTAAAAGTTCGTAACCAAGCTATTGAAAATGAACTTGCTTTAAATCCCAATGCGTGGAGCGATTATATGCCATTAGATATTATTGATAAATATAGAAATCCAGCAAACCAATCAGAGCGAGAGCGATATCCAAATGTTGACTGGGCGAATACACTTTTTCGTGATTATACAATGTCCTATAATGCTAACTTAAATGTTAGTGGAGGAACCGATTTTGTAAAATACTTTGCAACTGCGGACTTTCTTAGAGAAGGTGACTTAATGGAGCAATATGATAATGACAGAGGCTATGAACCTGGATATGGTTTCAATAGACTAAATGTTAGGGGGAATTTGGATTTTCAAATAACACCAACCACATTATTTCAGGTCAATTTGGCTGGATCTCATGGCGTAAAGAAAAGTCCTTGGGGAGCTACCGGTAACGAATATACCATGTGGCTAGCAGCATATACAACAGCACCTGATGTCTTTTTACCGCAATATTCTGATGGTACTTGGGGATATTACGCACCTAATGAAGGTGTGGCCACCAACTCTGTAAGATCTTTAGCTATTAGTGGTATACAGTATATGACAACTACTCGCTTAACTACTAATTTCACAATAAACCAAAAACTTGATATGATTCTTGATGGTCTTAATTTTAACGGTACCATTGCTCTGGATAATACCTTTGTTGAAGCTGATCGTGGAGTTAACGATTTAAATAACGGAACACAAGAAAAGTGGATCGACCCAGATACAGGAACTGTTTTATATCAGCAAGCTTATGATCCTAATAGTAGATTTGATTTTCAAGAGGGTGTTAGATGGACTACAAGTCCAGGAGCTGTTCAAAATTGGTCATCTTACAGAAAATTATTTTATCAACTCCAATTAGGGTATAATCAAACTTTTGATGGTAGACATGATGTCTCATTAATGGGTCTTATGAATAGGAATGAGAATGCAACAGGAAGTCAATTACCACAATATCGTGAAGATTGGGTGTTTAGGACAACTTATACGTTGGATGATAAGTATACCTTCGAGTATAATGGTGCCTATAATGGGTCTGAAAAATTTAGTTCCGAAAATCGTTTTGCATTTTTCTCTTCAGGTGGTATTGGCTGGATTTTGTCCAGAGAGAATTTGATGAAAAATCTTTCCTTCCTTGATATGCTTAAGATTAGAGCGAACTACGGAGAAATAGGTGATGATAATGTAAATGGTCGTTTCCTTTACATGACGCAATGGGGTTATGGGGGTGCATCGAGAATGGGGGTTACTGGAGTTAATGCTGAAGAGAGTCCATATACCTGGTATTTAGAGGATTCCGTAGGTAACCCTGAAGTAAGCTGGGAGAAGGTTAAGAAAACTAATTTGGGGCTTGACTTCGGTTTTTTTGATGGATTTATAAAAGGTAGCTTTGATTATTTTAGAGATGAAAGAACTGATATTCTCATCAATGGAGGGGATCGTGCGATACCTTCCTATTTTGGGACAGAAGCACCAGTAGCTAATTTGGGGCGTGTTAAAAACGAAGGTTTTGAATTTGATTTAAACCTAAGTTATAGGTTTGAAAATGGCTTAAGATTATGGTCAAATATCAATATGACTCATGCTCAAAACGAAGTTATAAATGCGGATGATCCTACTTTATTGCCAGATTATCAACAAAGAGCGGGATTACAAATAGGCCAGGCTTATTCGCATGTTACGCCAGGTTATTATAATACTTGGGATGATCTCTATGCTAGTACAATTCACAATGCGAATGATGGTCAGAAACTACCTGGAAATTATCATATTATCGATTTTAATGGTGATGGAGTTATAGATTCCTATGATAATATTCCATTTGGTTTTACTGGTTCACCACAAAATACCTATAACACTACCGTGGGATTTGATTGGAAAGGTTTCAGTAGTTATGTGCAGTTCTATGGGGTAAATAATGTAACCCGTCAGGTAGTATTAGGTAGCTTGGGAAGTCAAAATAACGTGGTGTACGAAGAAGGTAGTTATTGGTCTAAGGATAATTTTAATGCAGACTCCCCGGTGCCACGCTGGTTGACTACACCATCAGAGTATAATGATGCTAATAGATATATGTACGATGGGTCTTACTTAAGACTAAAAAATGCAGAAATAGCTTATACTTTCGATGCAAACTCAGGTTTATCGGAAAACCTGGGTATAAAAAACCTGAGAATATTCTTAAATGGTAACAACCTTTTCCTATGGTCTGATATGCCAGATGACAGGGAGTCTAATTTTGCTGGCACGGGTTGGGCTTCTCAGGGAGCATACCCTACTGTGAAACGATACAATTTAGGAGTAAATATTACTTTTTAA
- a CDS encoding glycoside hydrolase family 43 protein codes for MMIVRKFSVLISCLLFSIQGFTQQKAINPIIHADVPDVSMIRVGDNYYMSSTTMHMSPGVPIMKSKDLTNWEIVNYAYDILDDTDALNMENGENAYGKGSWASSLRYHNNTYYVSTFSSTTGKTYIYTTKDIDHGAWEKHSFKPSLHDNTLFFDDDGKIYMIYAAGELRIVQLKNDLSGIVSGSGKVLIENASAPAGENIMLKAEGSQLFKIDGKYYLFNITWPQGIMRTVVIHRADNIMGPYKGKLALQDKGVAQGGLIDTPSGDWYAYLFRDNGAVGRIPYLVPVKWKNDWPILGEDGKVPMELDLPANTSLIPDIVNSDNFSRNKNDKKLPLVWQWNHNPKNDLWSLDEREGYLRLTTGRIDTSFITTRNTLTQRTIGPKSTGETSLDLTGLKDGDIAGFGVLQDKYAYVAVKLENDKKSIQMVKGRDGKVIEEIPYNGNDICFKITCDFKNRKDIARFYYSENGKNWKEIGEPLKMEYSLGQFMGYRYALFNYATKTSGGYADFDYFRIDDELY; via the coding sequence ATGATGATAGTAAGAAAATTTAGTGTTCTAATTAGCTGTTTGCTTTTTTCTATTCAGGGTTTTACGCAGCAAAAAGCGATTAATCCGATAATTCATGCTGATGTGCCAGACGTTTCCATGATTCGAGTTGGAGACAATTATTATATGAGTAGTACCACGATGCATATGAGTCCCGGAGTACCAATCATGAAATCAAAAGACCTCACGAACTGGGAAATTGTAAACTATGCCTATGATATTCTAGATGATACCGATGCTCTAAATATGGAAAATGGTGAGAATGCTTACGGAAAGGGTTCTTGGGCTAGTAGTTTACGCTACCATAATAACACATACTACGTTTCCACTTTTTCTAGTACTACTGGAAAAACTTATATCTATACTACCAAGGATATTGATCATGGAGCCTGGGAAAAGCATTCTTTCAAACCAAGTTTGCATGATAATACGCTGTTTTTTGATGATGATGGTAAAATTTATATGATCTATGCCGCGGGTGAACTTAGAATTGTCCAATTAAAAAATGACCTTTCTGGTATTGTATCTGGCAGCGGTAAAGTTTTGATTGAAAATGCGAGTGCGCCTGCGGGAGAAAATATCATGTTAAAGGCAGAAGGTTCTCAGCTCTTTAAAATAGATGGTAAATATTACTTATTTAATATAACCTGGCCACAGGGAATCATGCGAACTGTTGTTATTCATCGTGCTGACAATATTATGGGACCTTACAAAGGGAAACTGGCTTTACAAGATAAAGGTGTGGCACAAGGAGGTTTAATAGATACCCCTTCAGGTGACTGGTATGCGTATTTATTCCGGGATAATGGAGCGGTAGGCAGAATTCCTTACCTCGTTCCGGTTAAATGGAAAAATGACTGGCCTATTTTGGGTGAAGATGGTAAAGTCCCTATGGAACTTGATCTTCCTGCTAACACAAGTCTTATTCCAGATATTGTAAATTCAGATAATTTCAGTAGAAACAAAAATGATAAAAAATTGCCGTTGGTTTGGCAATGGAACCATAATCCAAAAAATGATTTATGGAGTCTTGATGAGCGTGAAGGTTATCTAAGGCTTACCACTGGTAGGATTGATACTTCCTTTATAACCACCAGAAATACGTTGACTCAACGTACCATTGGCCCTAAGAGTACAGGAGAAACTTCGTTAGATCTTACTGGATTAAAAGATGGCGATATTGCTGGTTTTGGTGTGCTTCAGGATAAATATGCTTATGTGGCAGTCAAGTTAGAAAATGATAAAAAAAGCATTCAAATGGTTAAGGGACGTGATGGAAAAGTGATAGAAGAAATTCCCTATAACGGAAACGATATATGCTTTAAAATTACCTGTGATTTTAAAAATAGGAAAGACATCGCACGCTTTTATTATTCTGAAAATGGCAAAAACTGGAAAGAAATTGGAGAACCTTTAAAAATGGAGTATAGTTTAGGCCAATTTATGGGATATCGATATGCACTTTTTAACTATGCTACCAAAACTTCCGGAGGTTATGCCGATTTTGATTATTTCAGGATCGATGATGAGTTATATTAA
- a CDS encoding glycoside hydrolase family 127 protein gives MIVIKKIQAVILFGVFAISFLEVSAQEKLYTNEFPLENVTLLDGKFKNARDLNMSVLLEYDVDRLLAPYRKEAGLEPRKPSYPNWEGLDGHIGGHYLSALAMNYAATDSQEFLARMNYMLKELQECQLTNAKKHAEWGVGYVGGFPNSAALWSSFKKGNFAKYNSAWAPFYNLHKMYAGLRDAWLYADSEQAKEMFLDFCDWGIVLIEDLSHEQMQSVLNMEHGGMPEVYADAYQITGEKKYLEAAKRYSHEQVLNPLSKGIDNLDNKHANTQIPKFVGFERIAEMDGDEKFAKAGSYFWETVTKNRSIAFGGNSRKEHFPSKSASIDYINEDDGPESCNSYNMLKLAEDLFRVNPEAKYADYYERTLYNHILSTQHPQHGGYVYFTPARPRHYRIYSAPEEAMWCCVGTGMENHGKYNQFIYTHQGDSLYVNLFIPSELNWEKQGVKIKQETNFPSEEGTKLKITKGTAEFPLFVRYPGWVKEGEMKIKVNSEEIKIMGKPSSYVKIDRNWQKGDIVEVNLPMHNRIEKLPNVPQYVAFFHGPVLLGAPSGTEDLRGLIADDSRFGQYPSGRRLPINEAPILLVDHIEELPESLESIENEPLHFRINAEMKNQIDADLQPFYTIHDSRYIMYWLALTPEEYGSYTDSLANIEAKKLALEQRTIDYVATGEQQPESDHFMEKENSGTGNNRDEFWRSAHVDGYFSYKMKTKKETGLSLMLRYFGFEWGDKRFDIYIDDEKLNSVNTKEHTRISQFQEMSYEIPDSMLEGKNSIRVKFQPREGSATSEIYFVRLVRNQ, from the coding sequence ATGATTGTCATAAAAAAAATACAGGCAGTAATTCTTTTCGGTGTATTTGCTATCAGTTTTTTAGAAGTAAGTGCACAGGAAAAACTATACACCAATGAATTTCCACTGGAGAATGTCACACTGCTCGATGGCAAATTCAAGAATGCCCGTGATCTTAATATGTCGGTTTTGCTAGAATACGATGTAGACCGTTTACTTGCACCTTACCGAAAAGAAGCCGGTCTGGAACCAAGAAAACCCTCTTATCCCAACTGGGAAGGACTAGATGGTCATATTGGTGGTCATTATCTTTCAGCTCTTGCTATGAATTATGCGGCTACCGATAGTCAGGAATTTTTAGCGCGAATGAATTATATGCTGAAAGAACTACAGGAATGCCAACTCACTAATGCAAAAAAGCATGCGGAATGGGGTGTAGGCTATGTAGGTGGTTTTCCTAATAGTGCGGCATTATGGTCTTCCTTTAAAAAAGGAAATTTTGCGAAGTATAATTCTGCCTGGGCTCCTTTCTATAATTTACATAAAATGTATGCTGGTTTAAGAGATGCCTGGCTTTATGCCGATAGTGAGCAGGCTAAAGAAATGTTTCTTGATTTTTGTGATTGGGGTATAGTGCTTATTGAAGATCTTTCCCACGAGCAAATGCAATCAGTGCTGAACATGGAACATGGTGGTATGCCTGAGGTTTATGCCGATGCCTATCAAATAACCGGGGAGAAGAAATATCTGGAAGCAGCTAAAAGGTATTCTCATGAGCAGGTACTTAATCCTTTGTCGAAGGGCATTGATAATCTGGATAACAAACATGCCAATACACAAATTCCAAAATTTGTAGGATTTGAGCGTATTGCTGAGATGGATGGAGATGAAAAATTTGCTAAAGCCGGAAGCTATTTCTGGGAAACAGTTACTAAAAACCGTAGCATAGCATTTGGAGGCAATAGCAGAAAAGAACATTTTCCCAGTAAATCGGCCAGTATTGATTACATAAACGAAGACGATGGTCCTGAGTCTTGTAATTCATATAATATGCTGAAGTTAGCCGAAGACCTCTTTCGAGTGAATCCTGAGGCGAAATATGCTGATTATTACGAAAGAACATTATACAACCATATACTTTCAACTCAGCATCCGCAGCATGGAGGCTATGTTTATTTTACTCCAGCCCGGCCACGCCATTATCGAATTTATTCTGCGCCGGAAGAGGCGATGTGGTGTTGTGTTGGAACCGGAATGGAAAACCATGGAAAATACAATCAGTTTATCTACACCCATCAGGGAGATTCCTTATATGTAAATTTATTTATTCCTTCAGAATTGAACTGGGAAAAACAGGGAGTAAAAATAAAACAGGAAACCAATTTTCCTTCTGAAGAGGGTACAAAGCTTAAAATTACTAAAGGTACCGCTGAATTCCCTTTATTTGTTCGCTATCCGGGATGGGTTAAAGAGGGCGAGATGAAAATCAAGGTCAATTCAGAAGAAATTAAAATAATGGGTAAGCCTTCTTCTTACGTTAAAATAGATAGAAACTGGCAAAAAGGGGATATTGTTGAAGTTAACCTTCCTATGCATAATCGCATAGAAAAGCTGCCGAATGTTCCTCAATATGTGGCATTTTTTCATGGACCGGTATTATTAGGAGCTCCATCGGGAACTGAAGATCTAAGAGGACTTATCGCAGATGATAGTCGTTTTGGACAATATCCTTCTGGAAGACGCTTACCCATTAATGAAGCGCCTATTCTACTTGTAGATCATATTGAAGAACTTCCTGAAAGTCTGGAATCCATAGAAAATGAGCCTCTTCATTTCAGAATTAATGCTGAAATGAAAAATCAAATCGATGCTGATTTACAGCCTTTTTATACGATCCACGATTCCCGGTATATTATGTACTGGCTGGCGCTGACTCCCGAAGAATACGGAAGCTATACCGATTCTCTAGCGAATATCGAAGCTAAGAAGCTGGCGCTAGAACAACGTACCATAGATTATGTGGCTACAGGCGAACAACAGCCCGAGAGTGATCATTTTATGGAAAAAGAGAATTCAGGAACCGGTAATAACAGGGATGAATTTTGGAGAAGCGCTCATGTTGATGGTTATTTCAGCTATAAAATGAAAACCAAAAAGGAAACTGGTCTTAGCCTGATGCTAAGATATTTCGGATTTGAATGGGGTGATAAGCGTTTTGATATTTATATTGATGATGAGAAACTTAATTCCGTAAATACTAAAGAACATACCAGAATAAGTCAGTTTCAGGAAATGAGCTATGAAATTCCTGATTCTATGCTTGAAGGTAAAAATAGTATAAGAGTAAAGTTTCAACCAAGAGAAGGAAGTGCAACCAGTGAAATCTATTTTGTGCGATTAGTCAGGAATCAATAA
- a CDS encoding glycoside hydrolase family 97 protein, whose amino-acid sequence MKGLFYIPVFLILFTRLSAQEMVLFSPNELIRVELNQPDEVDENWYFKVFYNESSSEEAIIPKIELGLARSDGNFSSNLKLQKTGKIKSVAETYNLVHGKKSSPSNTGREVTFYFRNDSGKKMNTVLRVYNDGVAFRYEFPDKEGDFSIDNEFTAYSIPVEATRWLEKWNPANEGLYQQMQGDSLQGEWGYPALFHDRDTIGWYLIHEANLNRTYAGTKLSNKEDINTYNLVFPNPGDGRGTGISNPDISTPWQSPWRVIMIGNLATVTESTLVTDVSDPVKLKDTDWIEPGLVSWNYWSSNHGTKDYQIVKKFADLAEKMDWKYTLLDWEWDAMGNGGNLEDATAYINKLGVKPLIWYNSGGDHTWVPATPKDRMLTHENRVEEFTKLNELGISGVKVDFFESEKQNMINYYLDIVEDAADFNLLVYFHGSLVPRGWSRTYPNLMTYEAVRGAEWYNNVPTFTMNAPQHNTILPFTRNVVGPMDYTPVTFTNSQYPHVTSYGHELALGILFESGLQHLADRPEGYYSLPEEVITILKKLPAAWDDTKFIYGYPGKNAALARRKDETWYMAGISSELRETKKEITLEFLKPGIKYQLKLIQDGEHDKAFNISDEKVTSEDTLKVKLLRRGGFIAVFEPIKALTK is encoded by the coding sequence ATGAAAGGACTGTTCTATATTCCGGTTTTTCTAATACTTTTTACTCGACTTTCTGCACAAGAGATGGTACTTTTTTCACCAAATGAACTTATTAGGGTAGAATTAAATCAACCTGATGAGGTTGATGAGAACTGGTATTTTAAAGTCTTTTATAATGAATCTTCTTCGGAAGAAGCCATAATCCCTAAAATTGAACTGGGGCTTGCAAGAAGCGATGGAAATTTCTCTTCTAATCTTAAACTTCAGAAAACCGGCAAGATAAAAAGTGTTGCTGAAACCTATAATCTTGTTCATGGCAAGAAATCCTCACCAAGTAATACTGGCAGAGAAGTTACATTTTACTTCCGCAATGATAGCGGTAAAAAAATGAATACAGTACTTAGAGTTTATAATGATGGAGTAGCTTTTCGTTATGAATTTCCGGATAAAGAAGGGGATTTCAGTATAGATAATGAGTTTACAGCCTATTCGATACCTGTAGAGGCAACGCGGTGGCTGGAGAAATGGAATCCTGCTAACGAGGGATTATATCAGCAAATGCAGGGAGATAGTTTACAGGGGGAATGGGGATATCCAGCGCTTTTTCATGATCGTGATACCATAGGCTGGTATCTTATCCATGAAGCTAATCTGAATCGCACTTACGCGGGTACAAAACTCAGCAATAAAGAAGATATCAATACCTATAATCTGGTATTTCCAAATCCAGGTGATGGTCGCGGTACAGGAATATCAAACCCCGATATCAGTACGCCATGGCAATCACCCTGGCGCGTTATAATGATTGGTAATTTGGCAACAGTTACTGAATCAACGCTGGTTACCGATGTGTCTGATCCTGTTAAACTAAAAGATACCGACTGGATTGAACCCGGGCTGGTTTCTTGGAATTACTGGTCTAGCAATCATGGGACTAAGGATTATCAAATCGTGAAAAAATTTGCTGATCTGGCTGAAAAAATGGATTGGAAATATACACTTTTGGATTGGGAATGGGACGCTATGGGGAATGGCGGAAATCTGGAGGATGCCACAGCTTATATCAACAAATTAGGGGTTAAACCGCTTATTTGGTATAATTCGGGTGGCGATCATACTTGGGTTCCCGCTACACCAAAAGATCGAATGCTTACACACGAAAACCGCGTGGAAGAATTTACTAAACTTAACGAACTTGGAATTTCCGGTGTTAAAGTTGACTTTTTTGAAAGTGAAAAGCAAAATATGATCAATTACTACCTTGATATTGTAGAAGATGCCGCCGATTTTAATTTATTGGTTTATTTTCATGGTAGTCTGGTACCACGGGGATGGAGCAGAACATATCCAAATTTGATGACTTATGAAGCTGTTCGTGGTGCGGAATGGTACAATAATGTTCCCACGTTTACCATGAATGCTCCGCAGCACAATACTATTTTACCATTTACTAGGAATGTGGTGGGACCCATGGATTATACTCCGGTAACTTTTACCAATTCGCAATATCCGCATGTTACTTCTTATGGACATGAACTGGCTCTGGGGATATTGTTCGAATCTGGTTTGCAGCATTTAGCCGATAGGCCAGAGGGCTATTATTCCCTTCCAGAAGAGGTAATTACCATTCTGAAGAAATTACCCGCAGCTTGGGATGACACTAAATTTATCTATGGTTATCCGGGGAAAAATGCAGCGCTTGCAAGGCGTAAAGATGAAACATGGTATATGGCAGGCATTAGTTCAGAGCTTCGGGAAACCAAAAAGGAGATCACTTTGGAGTTTTTAAAACCTGGAATTAAATATCAGCTGAAGCTGATTCAGGATGGGGAGCATGACAAAGCGTTTAATATTAGTGACGAAAAAGTGACTTCGGAGGATACATTAAAAGTAAAACTTTTAAGAAGGGGAGGATTTATCGCCGTATTCGAACCAATAAAGGCACTTACAAAATGA
- a CDS encoding glycoside hydrolase family 43 protein, whose translation MRRSFNILMLCSVLGTSFLNAQNPIIQTSYTADPAPMVHNDKMYLYTSHDEDNSTWFTMDDWRLYTTDDMVNWTDHGAVLEYTDFDWGLKNAWAPAAIERDGKFYLYVPITDRSNQNGIGVAVSDSPYGPFIDPLGKPLVSESNADIDPAVFIDDDRQAYMFWGNPVCYFVKLSEDMISMEGNIQQIPNTIEAFGKREGEKNERRPTTYEEGPWVYKRNDIYYLFFAAGPLPEHIGYSTSKSINGPWKYQGKLMPTEGGSFTNHPGIVDYKGKTYFFYHNAGLPGGSGFTRSVSVQELKFKEDGSIEQMNMTSGIQEALENLNPYRKTEAETIAWSEGFKAKSNDVVGNFVTAMKDGAYIQVKAVDFGETSPKSITARIGSVHNNNVSMEIRTDSKNGKLLATLGVPLTGGDDRWKLVNAEVEEITGVHDLFFVVKEKAPTQLMYFDYWMFSK comes from the coding sequence ATGAGACGGTCATTTAATATATTGATGCTGTGTAGTGTTTTGGGAACTTCATTCCTAAATGCACAAAATCCTATTATTCAAACTTCTTATACGGCAGATCCTGCACCTATGGTGCACAATGATAAAATGTACCTCTATACCAGTCATGATGAAGATAATTCAACATGGTTTACTATGGACGATTGGCGGTTGTATACCACAGATGATATGGTAAACTGGACCGATCACGGAGCGGTTTTAGAATATACAGATTTTGATTGGGGTTTGAAAAATGCTTGGGCGCCAGCTGCTATAGAACGAGATGGTAAATTTTACCTGTATGTACCTATAACCGATCGCAGCAATCAGAATGGGATTGGAGTGGCAGTGAGCGATAGTCCTTATGGACCATTTATTGATCCTTTGGGGAAGCCTTTGGTTTCTGAAAGTAACGCAGATATCGATCCCGCAGTTTTTATCGATGATGACCGCCAAGCTTATATGTTTTGGGGGAATCCGGTTTGTTATTTTGTAAAGCTTAGTGAAGACATGATTTCTATGGAAGGGAATATTCAACAAATACCGAATACTATTGAAGCTTTTGGCAAAAGGGAAGGTGAAAAGAACGAGCGTAGACCCACGACATATGAAGAAGGTCCCTGGGTTTACAAACGTAATGATATTTATTATCTGTTCTTTGCAGCTGGTCCTTTACCCGAGCATATTGGATATTCTACGAGTAAAAGTATCAATGGGCCCTGGAAATATCAGGGTAAATTGATGCCTACGGAAGGAGGTAGTTTTACGAATCATCCCGGGATTGTAGATTATAAAGGTAAAACCTATTTTTTCTATCATAATGCTGGACTGCCAGGCGGTAGCGGTTTTACACGTTCAGTGTCTGTGCAGGAATTAAAATTTAAGGAAGATGGCAGCATTGAACAGATGAATATGACTAGCGGAATACAGGAAGCTTTAGAAAACCTTAATCCGTATCGCAAAACAGAAGCTGAAACCATTGCCTGGTCTGAAGGTTTTAAAGCAAAATCAAATGATGTAGTCGGTAATTTTGTGACTGCGATGAAAGACGGAGCTTATATTCAGGTGAAGGCAGTAGATTTTGGGGAGACTTCTCCAAAATCTATTACCGCCAGAATAGGAAGTGTTCATAACAACAATGTTTCGATGGAAATTCGAACAGATTCCAAAAATGGTAAACTTTTAGCCACTTTAGGTGTTCCTTTAACTGGTGGAGATGATCGCTGGAAATTGGTTAATGCTGAAGTAGAAGAAATTACCGGCGTACATGACTTATTCTTTGTAGTTAAGGAGAAAGCTCCAACACAGCTTATGTATTTCGATTACTGGATGTTTTCAAAATAA